A single Populus alba chromosome 7, ASM523922v2, whole genome shotgun sequence DNA region contains:
- the LOC118063309 gene encoding uncharacterized protein — translation MATPQQQEEDSEDDLDPIKILLPDKQNGFSKLQHDTPAQEVQQHYIHSIKSTVMIRQLPSQGLSFQLWPAATTLFTLLDNHSTSPLSPILDTISNGSTHGDLKILELGSGTGIVGIAAAVTLGAKVTVTDLPHVIPNLQFNVDANADVLASRGGAVTVAALRWGEDADVEAVGREFDLVLASDVVYYDYLYEPLLKTLRLLMLGEGKKMVFVMAHLRRWKKDSVFFKRAKKVFNVEVVHVDSPCEGSRIGVAVYRFAAKPQRLPAGLNRNSL, via the coding sequence ATGGCAACTCCTCAGCAGCAAGAAGAAGACTCTGAAGATGACTTAGACCCCATCAAGATCCTCCTACCAGACAAGCAAAACGGATTCTCTAAACTACAACATGACACACCAGCACAGGAAGTACAGCAGCATTACATCCATTCGATCAAGTCAACGGTGATGATCAGACAACTCCCATCACAAGGTCTCTCCTTCCAGCTCTGGCCAGCAGCTACAACTCTCTTCACTCTCCTCGACAACCACAGCACCAGCCCTTTATCACCAATTCTTGATACAATATCCAACGGTTCTACTCATGGGGATCTTAAGATTCTTGAACTGGGGTCAGGTACTGGGATTGTAGGAATTGCCGCAGCTGTGACGCTTGGTGCCAAGGTCACGGTCACAGACTTGCCTCACGTGATACCCAACTTGCAATTCAACGTGGATGCTAACGCTGACGTGTTGGCTTCACGAGGTGGGGCTGTAACTGTGGCAGCTCTAAGGTGGGGAGAGGATGCTGACGTGGAGGCAGTGGGGAGGGAGTTTGATCTTGTGTTGGCATCCGACGTCGTCTATTACGATTACCTTTACGAGCCTTTGCTTAAAACACTGCGTTTGTTGATGCTGGGTGAGGGTAAAAAGATGGTCTTTGTTATGGCTCATTTGAGGAGGTGGAAGAAGGATTCTGTGTTTTTTAAGAGGGCCAAGAAGGTTTTTAATGTTGAGGTTGTTCATGTGGATAGTCCCTGTGAAGGGTCTAGGATTGGTGTTGCTGTTTATCGCTTTGCTGCCAAGCCCCAAAGGTTGCCTGCTGGCTTAAATCGCAATTCTTTGTGA